The Chryseolinea soli genome contains a region encoding:
- a CDS encoding exopolyphosphatase: MESKIAIIDMGTNTFHLLIAEADERGYHITYRERLAVKIGKGGINQGVITEEGIQRALLAMQSFKNTIDQQSIKKVYAFGTSALRNATNGDEVVQRIKAVTGIDSNIISGDLEADYIYMGVKSAMDIDKEKSLIIDIGGGSVEFILGNNDRIFWKRSFEIGAQRLLEQFQKNDPITKDEIERLDRYFEKELQPLLKELKIHQPHVLIGSSGTFDTLSDIFCIQHDIHKSPEEIETPLTLQGFYDIYDELLHKNREQRMQIPGMIDMRVDMIVVACCLIRYLLSVHTFNRIRVSTYALKEGVLATLINEVMASKSITV; encoded by the coding sequence ATGGAAAGCAAGATCGCCATCATTGATATGGGAACGAACACGTTCCATCTGCTCATTGCGGAAGCCGATGAGCGGGGCTATCATATCACGTATCGCGAGCGGTTGGCGGTGAAGATCGGAAAAGGGGGTATCAACCAAGGGGTCATTACAGAGGAAGGCATCCAGCGGGCTCTGCTGGCCATGCAGAGCTTCAAGAACACGATCGACCAGCAAAGCATCAAGAAAGTCTATGCCTTTGGCACCAGCGCTTTGCGCAACGCTACCAACGGCGACGAGGTAGTGCAACGGATCAAGGCGGTGACGGGCATCGATTCGAACATCATTTCCGGCGACCTGGAAGCGGACTACATCTACATGGGCGTGAAGTCGGCCATGGACATTGACAAAGAGAAATCACTCATCATCGATATTGGCGGCGGCAGCGTAGAGTTTATCCTCGGCAACAACGACCGCATCTTCTGGAAGCGCAGTTTTGAAATTGGAGCGCAACGCCTGCTGGAACAATTTCAAAAGAACGACCCCATCACCAAAGACGAGATCGAACGCCTCGACCGTTACTTTGAAAAAGAACTTCAGCCGTTATTGAAAGAGCTGAAAATCCACCAACCGCACGTGCTCATCGGATCGTCCGGCACCTTCGACACGCTGAGCGACATCTTCTGCATCCAACACGACATCCATAAAAGCCCCGAAGAGATCGAAACGCCTTTGACGTTGCAGGGCTTCTATGATATCTACGACGAGCTGCTTCACAAGAATCGCGAGCAGCGCATGCAAATTCCCGGCATGATCGATATGCGCGTTGATATGATCGTGGTGGCGTGTTGTCTGATCCGTTATCTGCTATCCGTGCACACATTCAATCGCATTCGCGTTTCTACTTATGCTTTGAAAGAAGGGGTGTTGGCTACGCTGATTAATGAGGTGATGGCTTCTAAAAGTATAACCGTTTAA
- a CDS encoding YfiR family protein yields MRPSRIYTLLLVFGLATTAWSQTTNYQVYALFVVNIAKYSSWPNLNGELQVTVYGKSKVYEELQKQNGKNLNGHTLKVTQANEITDIGESQVIYLADGKSSALDDIIKATQGKSVMIICEREGLYKKGAGFSFIVTENSTLRYDINNTELEKRLIKVSKSLTALANSMI; encoded by the coding sequence ATGAGACCCTCCCGAATATATACCCTTCTCCTCGTCTTCGGCCTCGCCACAACGGCGTGGAGCCAAACGACCAACTATCAGGTGTATGCCCTCTTTGTGGTGAACATCGCCAAGTATTCATCCTGGCCCAACCTCAACGGCGAACTGCAGGTGACGGTCTATGGCAAATCGAAAGTCTATGAAGAGTTGCAAAAACAAAATGGGAAGAACCTGAACGGCCATACCCTCAAGGTGACCCAAGCCAACGAGATCACCGACATCGGCGAAAGCCAGGTCATCTACCTGGCCGATGGAAAGAGCAGCGCGCTTGACGACATCATCAAAGCCACACAAGGCAAATCCGTCATGATCATTTGCGAGCGTGAGGGCCTTTACAAAAAAGGTGCGGGCTTTAGTTTCATCGTGACAGAGAACAGCACTTTGCGCTACGACATCAACAATACGGAATTGGAAAAACGATTAATAAAAGTGTCGAAGAGTCTAACGGCATTGGCTAATTCTATGATTTGA
- a CDS encoding TonB-dependent receptor plug domain-containing protein, with product MLKKYRCAWLAGFLLSSLTAFSQDLDSLLNLNAFTAESDLQKILNKNVAVSSKNGLTTRETPGIITVISAEEIQNSGARDMIDVLRLVPGFDVQQDLQFVMGIGLRGSWANEGKVLVMMDGQPFNELLYQTVAIGNRFPVDAVERIEIIRGPGSAIYGGSAEYGVINIITKAADSLNGVAVYGTGGFHANAVGRTNGGVMASRKTDTFSWDFNAFKGNGIVSDQRQHQDLLQDYGVQDLSKVTRADPTNLNLGLKYKSLSFRTMYDEFETSDPTTFVSNKNFFADLRYAWKASSKLLITPQLKYYNQVPWTYGNRETEEKSFNVRATRALAQVDAIYDFSRKASVTFGGVYFQDEGKDLLNGGLFQGDQTLKLNNFAFFAQGLFKHRLANATLGFRYEKNNRYGAAFVPRIALTKKIENFHFKVLFSQAFRAPSLQNINIALNGQVKPEKSNVFEVELGYQFTPEMLLAVNAFNITTKNVLVYGSQGNDEDGTFEEWYENSKKSGSRGLEAVYSIRKKTWYANLTYSYSTALKDNTVATYSVPGQSQYVGFSKSKITLNTNFYLTSRLSFNPTFIYASKRYAYTMLDDDGNPALTTLDPYMLVNAFFNYRNILPGFNLGAGAYDIGNARPAIPEAYNGGYAPISGRSREYVVKISYQINFKK from the coding sequence ATGCTAAAAAAATACCGCTGTGCCTGGTTGGCAGGCTTTCTCCTATCGTCACTCACCGCTTTTTCACAAGACCTCGATTCGCTGCTAAACCTCAACGCCTTCACGGCGGAAAGCGATCTTCAAAAAATCCTCAATAAGAACGTGGCCGTATCGTCCAAGAACGGGCTGACCACGCGCGAAACCCCTGGGATCATCACGGTCATTTCCGCTGAAGAAATTCAAAACAGCGGCGCCCGCGACATGATCGACGTGTTGCGCCTGGTGCCGGGCTTCGATGTGCAGCAGGACCTTCAGTTTGTGATGGGCATTGGCTTGCGGGGAAGCTGGGCCAACGAGGGAAAAGTGCTGGTGATGATGGACGGCCAGCCGTTCAATGAATTGCTTTATCAAACCGTAGCCATCGGCAACCGCTTCCCGGTCGACGCGGTGGAACGCATCGAGATCATCCGCGGGCCTGGGTCAGCCATTTATGGCGGGTCTGCGGAATACGGCGTGATCAACATCATCACCAAAGCGGCCGATAGCCTCAACGGCGTGGCGGTATACGGCACCGGCGGGTTTCATGCCAATGCCGTAGGCCGGACCAACGGCGGGGTGATGGCCTCCCGAAAGACCGACACCTTTTCGTGGGACTTCAATGCTTTCAAAGGAAACGGCATCGTGAGCGACCAACGCCAACACCAGGATCTCTTACAAGATTACGGCGTACAGGATCTCTCCAAAGTGACCCGCGCCGACCCCACGAACCTGAACTTGGGATTGAAATACAAAAGCCTCTCGTTCCGCACCATGTACGACGAGTTCGAAACGTCGGACCCCACAACGTTTGTCTCGAACAAAAACTTCTTTGCCGACCTGCGCTATGCCTGGAAAGCCAGCAGCAAGCTGCTCATTACACCGCAACTGAAATACTATAACCAGGTTCCCTGGACCTATGGGAACCGGGAAACGGAAGAAAAATCATTCAACGTCAGGGCTACGCGCGCCCTGGCACAAGTTGACGCGATCTACGACTTTTCGCGCAAAGCCAGCGTCACGTTCGGCGGGGTCTATTTTCAGGACGAAGGCAAGGATCTGCTGAATGGCGGTTTGTTTCAAGGTGACCAAACGCTCAAGCTGAACAACTTTGCTTTCTTCGCCCAAGGCCTTTTTAAACATAGGTTGGCCAATGCCACGCTGGGGTTCCGCTATGAGAAGAATAATCGCTATGGCGCAGCCTTCGTGCCCCGTATCGCATTGACCAAGAAGATCGAGAACTTCCACTTCAAAGTGTTGTTTAGCCAGGCCTTCCGCGCACCCTCGCTGCAGAACATCAACATCGCCTTGAACGGTCAGGTGAAACCGGAAAAATCAAACGTGTTTGAAGTGGAGCTGGGCTACCAGTTCACCCCCGAAATGTTGCTGGCCGTCAACGCCTTTAACATCACGACGAAAAATGTGCTCGTCTATGGCTCGCAAGGAAACGACGAGGACGGTACATTCGAGGAATGGTATGAGAACTCGAAAAAGAGTGGAAGCCGTGGATTGGAAGCGGTTTATAGCATCCGCAAAAAAACCTGGTATGCAAACCTGACCTATTCCTATAGCACGGCCCTGAAAGACAATACCGTGGCCACTTATTCCGTGCCCGGGCAATCCCAATACGTTGGGTTTTCGAAAAGTAAGATCACCCTCAACACCAACTTCTACCTCACATCGAGGCTGAGCTTCAACCCGACGTTCATCTACGCCAGCAAGCGATATGCCTACACGATGTTAGATGACGATGGCAATCCGGCATTAACGACCCTGGACCCTTATATGTTGGTGAACGCCTTCTTTAACTACCGGAATATTCTTCCTGGATTTAACTTGGGCGCCGGCGCCTATGACATCGGCAATGCACGCCCTGCCATTCCCGAAGCCTACAACGGTGGCTATGCTCCCATCTCCGGGCGCAGCCGCGAATATGTTGTGAAAATTTCTTACCAGATCAATTTCAAAAAATAG